A single region of the Ictalurus punctatus breed USDA103 chromosome 17, Coco_2.0, whole genome shotgun sequence genome encodes:
- the LOC108277639 gene encoding olfactory receptor 52K1-like → MLYTVQNISFTTFTFTGFHDLGEWQPILSIPYLLMFLLSSTSNLTLIYLIITQRALHSPMCILIGLMAVVDLSMPIFCVPNMLLSFLFNWKGISLVGCLVQMFCIHCVGTFQSTILLWMALDRFFAICRPLYYHKYMGMPNFLKFIIFPVIRNVFLITTIVSWAGKLTFCETNEIDHCVCEHMALVQLACGDISINNALGLLTVFLTITADFIFITISYIVILVSILRSGKACLKAVNTCITHIIVMTVSLTFALIAFMSYRIRNNFSPSSRVFLSTMYLIIPSCFNPIIYGVRTKEIREQFLKLVKYVKVFPK, encoded by the coding sequence ATGTTGTATACTgtacaaaatatttcatttacaacttttacatttactgGTTTTCATGATTTGGGAGAATGGCAGCCCATTCTATCCATTCCTTATCTTCTTATGTTTTTATTGTCTTCGACTTCAAACCTTACCctcatatatttaattataactCAGAGGGCTCTTCATTCTCCTATGTGTATACTAATTGGTCTTATGGCAGTTGTGGACCTGTCTATGCCAATATTTTGTGTGCCAAATATGCTGTTAAGTTTCTTATTTAACTGGAAAGGAATTTCACTTGTGGGGTGTTTGGTGCAAATGTTTTGCATACATTGTGTTGGTACATTTCAATCTACTATACTGCTTTGGATGGCTCTGGATCGTTTTTTTGCTATATGTAGACCTCTTTATTACCACAAATACATGGGAATGCCAAATTTTctaaagttcattatttttccaGTTATCAGAAATGTGTTCTTAATTACCACAATTGTTTCCTGGGCTGGAAAATTAACTTTTTGTGAAACAAATGAAATAGATCATTGTGTTTGTGAACACATGGCATTGGTTCAGCTGGCATGTGGAGATATTTCCATTAACAATGCATTGGGGCTTTTGACTGTTTTTCTTACAATAActgctgattttattttcattacaaTATCGTATATAGTAATACTTGTTTCTATTCTGAGATCTGGTAAGGCGTGCTTAAAGGCTGTTAACACCTGCATTACTCATATAATTGTCATGACAGTGAGTCTGACTTTTGCTTTAATTGCCTTTATGTCATACAGAATAAGAAACAACTTCTCTCCGTCCAGCCGTGTCTTCCTGAGTACAATGTACTTGATTATTCCAAGCTGTTTTAATCCAATAATTTACGGAGTCAGAACCAAAGAAATAAGAGAACAGTTTCTGAAACTTGTGAAATATGTTAAAGTCTTTCCAAAGTAA
- the LOC100305033 gene encoding olfactory receptor 8, with the protein MLAPVQNISFTTFTLTGFHDLGEWGPILSIPYLLMFLLSSTSNLTLIYLIISQRALHSPMCILIGLMAVVDLSMPIFCVPNMLLSFLFNWKGISLVGCLVQMFCIHCAGTFQSTILLWMALDRFFAICRPLYYQKYMGMPNFLKFIIFPVIRNLFFITTIVSWAGKLTFCETNEIDHCVCEHMALVQLACGDISINNALGLLTVFLTITADFIFITISYIVILVSILRSGKACLKAVNTCITHIIVMTVSLTFALIAFLSYRIRNFSPSSRVFLSTMYLFIPSCFNPIIYGVRTKEIREQFLKLMKYVKVFPK; encoded by the coding sequence ATGTTGGCTCCTgtacaaaatatttcatttacaaCTTTTACACTTACTGGTTTTCATGATTTGGGAGAATGGGGGCCCATTCTATCCATTCCTTATCTTCTTATGTTTTTATTGTCTTCGACTTCAAACCTTACCctcatatatttaattatatctcAGAGGGCTCTTCATTCTCCTATGTGTATACTAATTGGTCTTATGGCAGTTGTGGACCTGTCTATGCCAATATTTTGTGTGCCAAATATGCTGCTAAGTTTCTTATTTAACTGGAAAGGAATTTCACTTGTGGGGTGTTTGGTGCAAATGTTTTGCATACATTGTGCTGGTACATTTCAATCTACTATACTGCTTTGGATGGCTCTGGATCGTTTTTTTGCTATATGTAGACCTCTTTATTACCAAAAATACATGGGAATGCCCAATTTTctaaagttcattatttttccagttatcagaaatctgttttttatTACCACAATTGTTTCCTGGGCTGGAAAATTAACTTTTTGTGAAACAAATGAAATAGATCATTGTGTTTGTGAACACATGGCATTGGTTCAGCTGGCATGTGGAGATATTTCCATTAACAATGCATTGGGGCTTTTGACTGTTTTTCTTACAATAActgctgattttattttcattacaaTATCATATATAGTAATACTTGTTTCTATTCTGAGATCTGGTAAGGCGTGCTTAAAGGCTGTTAACACCTGCATTACTCATATAATTGTCATGACAGTGAGTCTGACCTTTGCTTTAATTGCCTTTTTGTCATACAGAATAAGAAACTTCTCTCCGTCCAGCCGTGTCTTCCTGAGTACAATGTACTTGTTTATTCCAAGCTGTTTTAATCCAATTATTTATGGTGTAAGAACCAAAGAAATAAGAGAACAGTTTCTGAAACTCATGAAATATGTTAAGGTCTTTCCAAAGTAA
- the LOC108277635 gene encoding olfactory receptor 52K1-like: MMLTPVQNISFTTFTLTGFHDLGEWRPILSIPYLLMFLLSSTSNLTLIYLIITQRALHSPMCILIGLMAVVDLFMPMFCVPNMLLSFLFNWKGISLVGCLVQMFCIYFVGTFQSTILLWMALDRFFAICRPLYYHKYMRMPNFLKFIIFPVIRNLFFITTMVSWAGKLTFCETNEIDHCFCEHMALVQLACGDISINNALGLLAVFLTITTDFIFITISYIVILSSILRSGKACLKAVNTCITHIIVMTVSLTFALIAFMSYRIRNNFSPSSRVFLSTMYLLFPSCFNPIIYGVRTKEIREQFLKFMNHLKVFSK; the protein is encoded by the coding sequence ATGATGTTGACTCCTgtacaaaatatttcattcacaaCTTTTACACTTACTGGTTTTCATGATTTGGGAGAATGGCGGCCCATTCTATCCATTCCCTATCTTCTTATGTTTTTATTGTCTTCTACTTCAAACCTTACActcatatatttaattataactCAGAGGGCTCTTCATTCTCCTATGTGTATACTAATTGGTCTTATGGCAGTTGTGGACCTGTTTATGCCAATGTTTTGTGTGCCAAATATGCTGCTAAGTTTTTTGTTTAACTGGAAAGGAATTTCACTTGTGGGATGTTTGGTGCAaatgttttgcatttattttgttGGTACATTTCAATCTACTATTCTGCTTTGGATGGCTCTGGATCGTTTTTTTGCTATATGTAGACCTCTTTATTACCACAAATACATGAGAATGCCCAATTTTctgaagttcattatttttccaGTTATTAGAAATCTGTTTTTTATTACCACAATGGTTTCCTGGGCTGGAAAATTGACTTTTTGTGAAACAAATGAAATAGATCACTGTTTTTGTGAACACATGGCATTGGTTCAGCTGGCATGTGGAGATATTTCCATTAACAATGCATTGGGACTTTTGGCTGTTTTTCTTACAATAActacagattttattttcattacaaTATCATATATAGTAATACTTTCTTCTATCTTGAGATCTGGTAAGGCCTGCTTAAAGGCTGTTAACACCTGCATTACTCATATAATTGTCATGACAGTGAGTCTGACTTTTGCTTTAATTGCCTTTATGTCATACAGAATAAGAAACAATTTTTCTCCCTCCAGCCGTGTCTTCCTGAGTACAATGTACTTGCTTTTTCCAAGCTGTTTTAATCCAATTATTTATGGAGTAAGAACCAAAGAAATAAGagaacagtttctgaaattcatgaatcatttaaaagtcttttcaaaataa
- the LOC108277636 gene encoding olfactory receptor 52K1-like, with the protein MLAPVQNISFTTFTLAGFHDLGEWRPILSIPYLLMFLLSSTSNLTLIYLIVSQRALHSPMCILIGLMAVVDLSLPIFCVPNMLLSFLFNWKGISLVGCLVQMFCIHCVGTFQSTILLWMALDRFFAICRPLYYHKYMGITNFLKFIIFPVIRNVFLITTMVSWAGKLTFCETNEIDHCFCEHMALVQLACGDISINNALGLLAVFLTMTADFIFITISYIAILSSVLRSGKTCLKAVNTCITHIIVMTVSLTFALIAFMSYRIRNNFSPSSRVFLSTMYLLFPSCFNPIIYGVRTKEIREHFLKFMNHVKVFPK; encoded by the coding sequence ATGTTGGCTCCTgtacaaaatatttcatttacaaCATTTACACTTGCTGGTTTTCATGATTTGGGAGAATGGCGGCCCATTCTATCCATTCCTTATCTTCTTATGTTTTTATTGTCTTCTACTTCAAACCTTACACTCATATATTTAATTGTATCTCAGAGGGCTCTTCATTCTCCTATGTGTATACTAATTGGTCTTATGGCAGTTGTGGACCTGTCTTTGCCAATATTTTGTGTGCCAAATATGCTGCTAAGTTTCTTATTTAACTGGAAAGGAATTTCACTTGTGGGCTGTTTGGTGCAAATGTTTTGCATTCATTGTGTTGGTACATTTCAATCTACTATACTGCTTTGGATGGCTCTGGATCGTTTTTTTGCTATATGTAGACCTCTTTATTACCACAAATACATGGGAATAACCAATTTTctaaagttcattatttttccaGTTATCAGAAATGTGTTCTTAATTACCACAATGGTTTCTTGGGCTGGAAAATTGACTTTTTGTGAAACAAATGAAATAGATCACTGTTTTTGTGAACACATGGCATTGGTTCAGCTGGCATGTGGAGATATTTCCATTAACAATGCATTGGGGCTTTTGGCTGTTTTTCTTACGATGActgctgattttattttcattacaaTATCATATATAGCAATACTTTCATCTGTCCTAAGATCTGGCAAAACCTGCTTAAAGGCTGTTAACACCTGCATTACTCACATAATTGTCATGACAGTGAGTCTGACTTTTGCTTTAATTGCCTTTATGTCATATAGAATAAGAAACAACTTCTCTCCCTCCAGCCGTGTCTTCCTGAGTACAATGTACTTGCTTTTCCCAAGCTGTTTTAATCCAATTATTTACGGAGTAAGAACCAAAGAAATAAGAGAACATTTTCTGAAATTCATGAACCATGTTAAGGTCTTTCCAAAGTAA
- the LOC108277634 gene encoding olfactory receptor 52K1-like: MQDFPPQNISYTTFKLNGFLALGEWRPILSIPYFIMFLLSCLSNSIMIYLIVSQKTLHSPMYVLIGFMSVVDLCWPICFVPSLLLNFLFEWNGISLVSCLLQMFCIQLLGAFQSTVLVWMALDRFFAICRPLYYHKHMEFHSFLKCIIVPVTRNLLLNIIMISLAGKLNFCAINEIDHCFCEHMGLVQLACGDISINNLIGLVSTFLIPTSDFLFITASYIIIFASVMKSGKSHLKALNTCITHIIVMTVNLAFALIAFMSYRIRNNISPGVRVFLSTMYILFPSCFNPIIYGVRTTEIRKQFLKFVNNMKVLPQ, translated from the coding sequence ATGCAAGATTTCCCACCACAGAATATTTCATATACAACTTTTAAGCTAAATGGCTTTCTGGCTTTGGGAGAATGGAGACCTATATTATCCATACCctatttcattatgtttttattgtcTTGTCTATCAAACTCTATTATGATATATTTAATTGTATCTCAGAAAACTCTGCACTCTCCAATGTATGTACTAATAGGTTTTATGAGTGTTGTGGACTTGTGTTGGCCAATATGTTTTGTACCAAGTTTGTTGCTCAACTTTTTATTTGAATGGAATGGCATTTCTCTAGTGAGCTGTTTACTACAAATGTTTTGCATTCAGCTTCTTGGTGCATTTCAGTCTACTGTATTGGTGTGGATGGCTCTAGATCGGTTCTTTGCTATATGCAGACCACTTTATTATCACAAACACATGGAATTCCACAGCTTTCTAAAATGTATTATTGTGCCAGTCACTAGAAATTTATTACTGAATATCATAATGATCTCTTTGGCTGGGAAATTGAATTTCTGTGCAATAAATGAGATAGATCACTGTTTTTGTGAACACATGGGATTGGTTCAGTTGGCATGTGGAGATATTTCTATTAATAACCTAATTGGCCTTGTATCTACTTTTCTTATACcaacatcagattttcttttcattactgcatcatatataataatatttgctTCTGTCATGAAATCAGGAAAATCCCACTTGAAGGCTCTCAATACTTGTATTACACATATTATTGTCATGACAGTTAATTTAGCATTTGCCTTGATTGCATTTATGTCATACAGAATAAGAAATAATATTTCTCCCGGTGTTCGTGTCTTTCTGAGTACAATGTATATACTATTCCCAAGTTGTTTTAATCCAATTATTTATGGAGTAAGAACAACTGAAATAAGAAAACAGTTTCTTAAATTCGTGAACAATATGAAAGTCTTACCACAGTAA